In one window of Fictibacillus phosphorivorans DNA:
- a CDS encoding carbohydrate ABC transporter permease encodes MNREPVVLPNVKTKIKATKKKKKLSMKFLTPWLFLLPAIVILATFLVYPILEAFKWSFLDYKIIAGTGEYVGLANFKEMFADKYFWVALMNTLTFLVIVLPLNVFLPMILAVLVNQRIRGAGTFRVLYYLPVITPMVVAALMWKMLYSQSGIISEFLVKLGVFDGPTNLLVQSSTALTAVAAITVWKGLGYYMIIYLAGLQSIPKDVYESASIDGASVWKQFTKITIPMLTPSITLVSVMTIIAGMKVFEEIALTTGGGPSGATTTLVMYIYNKFMSLDVSIASAAGIVLLVLAIAASLLQMKLTSKREDDLRV; translated from the coding sequence ATGAACAGAGAACCTGTTGTACTGCCAAATGTAAAAACAAAAATCAAAGCAACAAAAAAGAAGAAAAAATTAAGCATGAAGTTCCTTACACCATGGCTGTTTTTACTGCCAGCTATCGTGATTCTAGCTACGTTTTTAGTGTATCCGATTCTAGAAGCGTTCAAGTGGAGTTTTCTGGATTATAAAATCATTGCGGGTACTGGAGAATATGTTGGTCTAGCTAACTTTAAAGAGATGTTTGCAGATAAGTATTTCTGGGTTGCGTTAATGAACACGCTGACGTTCCTCGTGATCGTCCTGCCATTAAACGTCTTTTTACCAATGATTTTAGCAGTCCTTGTAAACCAAAGAATAAGAGGAGCTGGCACGTTCCGCGTTCTTTACTATCTCCCAGTTATCACACCCATGGTAGTAGCCGCGCTTATGTGGAAAATGCTTTACTCACAAAGTGGAATTATCTCTGAGTTTTTAGTAAAACTCGGCGTATTCGATGGTCCTACTAATCTACTGGTTCAGTCATCAACAGCACTAACAGCCGTAGCAGCCATAACTGTATGGAAAGGACTCGGCTATTATATGATCATTTATTTGGCAGGTCTGCAATCGATTCCAAAGGATGTTTATGAGTCTGCAAGTATTGATGGAGCTTCTGTTTGGAAGCAGTTTACGAAGATTACAATTCCCATGTTAACGCCATCTATTACACTCGTATCGGTTATGACGATTATTGCTGGAATGAAAGTATTTGAAGAGATAGCCTTAACAACGGGCGGTGGTCCATCAGGTGCGACCACTACGCTCGTTATGTACATCTATAACAAATTTATGAGTCTTGACGTAAGTATCGCGTCTGCTGCAGGTATCGTGTTACTCGTACTTGCCATAGCTGCATCACTTTTACAGATGAAGTTAACAAGCAAACGCGAAGACGATCTGCGTGTTTAA
- a CDS encoding ABC transporter substrate-binding protein yields MKKRTKTLVSGSLAAALSLSLIACSNGEDDKAKGSAKDGELSGEVTLWTASLAGEPFDTYFKNIEKDFEKLHPKLDVVIEDVPQNEMEQKVLTSLTGDDVPDVVNLNPHYMSNIAAQGGLLDLTDAVSDETKDSFVEGPYESGMYDDKLYALPWYLTTTVSWYNNDAFSKAGVSELPTDTKGLYEAAKKVKDATGKPSYFPVINDGNTIMEKMVSIANGTPIVEDGKAKFADNKDLLEFFEATQKMYKEGIIPQEAAEGSIKTGQELYMAGNVSMLEGGVTFLGPIESGAPDVYKASKAGQPLNADDAPVNVAVMNFAVPAKTKNEDAAVALAEFVSNAENQLEFAKTAGTVLPATKKSLEDDYFKNPGDSPKAFGMLEASKSLSRAEVLIPPTENSADLRTATKNIFIQNLQGKLSPKEALKELASEWNKAFEKSGEKVTF; encoded by the coding sequence GTGAAGAAACGTACAAAAACATTGGTTTCTGGTTCACTAGCAGCAGCATTGTCACTAAGTTTGATTGCGTGTAGCAACGGAGAGGATGATAAGGCAAAAGGATCAGCTAAAGATGGAGAGCTTTCCGGAGAAGTTACACTTTGGACAGCGTCATTAGCAGGTGAGCCATTTGATACCTACTTCAAAAATATCGAAAAAGACTTCGAAAAGCTTCATCCGAAACTTGATGTTGTGATCGAAGACGTTCCTCAAAATGAGATGGAGCAAAAAGTGTTAACATCGCTTACAGGTGACGATGTTCCTGATGTTGTAAACTTGAATCCTCATTATATGTCTAACATTGCAGCACAAGGTGGGCTATTAGATCTAACAGATGCGGTGAGCGACGAGACGAAGGACTCTTTTGTAGAAGGACCTTACGAGTCTGGTATGTATGACGATAAGCTATATGCTTTGCCATGGTACTTAACAACAACTGTTTCTTGGTATAACAACGACGCTTTCTCAAAAGCAGGCGTTTCAGAGCTTCCTACCGATACGAAGGGGCTTTATGAAGCTGCGAAAAAAGTAAAAGACGCAACGGGTAAACCATCATACTTCCCGGTTATCAATGACGGAAACACGATCATGGAAAAAATGGTTTCAATCGCGAACGGAACTCCTATCGTTGAAGATGGGAAAGCAAAGTTTGCAGATAACAAAGATCTATTAGAATTCTTTGAGGCAACTCAGAAGATGTATAAAGAAGGAATCATTCCGCAAGAAGCAGCGGAAGGTTCAATTAAAACAGGTCAAGAGCTTTACATGGCAGGAAACGTTTCTATGCTTGAAGGCGGCGTAACATTCCTAGGACCGATTGAATCAGGAGCACCTGACGTGTACAAAGCGTCAAAAGCAGGACAGCCATTGAACGCAGATGATGCACCAGTGAACGTAGCGGTTATGAACTTTGCGGTTCCAGCAAAAACAAAGAACGAAGATGCTGCAGTAGCACTTGCTGAGTTTGTATCGAATGCTGAAAACCAATTAGAATTTGCTAAAACGGCAGGAACGGTTCTTCCAGCTACAAAGAAATCTCTAGAAGATGACTACTTCAAGAATCCAGGAGATTCTCCAAAAGCATTCGGTATGTTAGAAGCTTCTAAGTCTTTAAGCCGTGCAGAAGTACTCATTCCTCCAACGGAAAACAGTGCTGACCTGCGTACAGCAACAAAGAACATCTTCATCCAAAACTTACAAGGCAAACTATCTCCGAAAGAAGCGTTAAAAGAACTAGCTTCTGAGTGGAACAAAGCGTTTGAAAAATCTGGTGAAAAAGTAACATTCTAA
- a CDS encoding glycoside hydrolase family 10 protein, with product MKKKFKVLTGSLLATSLIFSAVDLSGSVKAQENVPYNVLSVKDESGDQMAINGKNQLANDNKLILFNDEFSYYTETQKGSMEIVLEKTGVNTYRVVKDTDGDSAIPENGLVLSTGDISTTEIRNFLTQLEAGETVTLQEPTEKREQKQSNSVDPTRASNPDGAVFDGFRGPDQLIVYTPAFGESTKTNQYGYEITVENGFVTKLGGGNSKIPKNGFVVSGHGVNSSWISSNSIIGAKVNVSANGVVEIVQDVESFQYQSKQAIDQAKSSIEKAKSEYLDVAFEEANAAVQKAESLLAEAEAIKSSDPVKSLDRTRQATQSAYDAYYYSLASHKAEQRAIWYRPEETTLDGVKQVLDRMEKAGFNSVYLETTFWGYTIYPSKVMEKYGLPAQHPRFANGDYGKYGKNLLDAYVKEGKKRGMTIQAWTDGFMIGESSIGVPSQFAKYPEWAAIQRSNTTGTFQPDTASKYYWLDIAQPDVQDFMLDIYKEMQADYDIKGLNIDYMRYPHHKFEQSYGFSERTKQLYQEKTGIDPYKLSPTTTPAEWEKWLDWLRERENDFVDKLHVQTKEMNKKFMLTATPEPGPEAVQISDWQEDIDGVIPQAYGHDFNSIQKTVTDSKKLMPEGTMYYTGIYSFYHHLSEMASVSDVMSAKYGTSGVNMFAFGQASAPSVDALGKGPWREKAVNPGEEPIVATHTVLKNIEKQIMKIYIPKGAVSEKDGVSLKLAIKKLDQAVKKDIENSSAVFDSTVAKVEQAVAEGKIDAVVGSRIKADLLDAKMWVNYALNHQK from the coding sequence ATGAAAAAAAAGTTTAAAGTCTTAACGGGTTCCCTCCTTGCTACTAGTCTTATATTTTCAGCTGTTGATCTGTCAGGTTCGGTTAAAGCGCAAGAAAATGTACCTTACAATGTCCTTTCTGTAAAAGATGAATCAGGTGATCAAATGGCAATCAACGGAAAGAACCAGCTTGCCAATGATAACAAGCTGATCCTATTTAACGATGAATTTAGTTATTACACCGAAACACAAAAAGGAAGTATGGAAATCGTCTTAGAAAAAACGGGCGTTAATACATACCGTGTTGTAAAAGACACAGACGGTGACAGCGCGATTCCAGAGAACGGGCTCGTTTTATCAACGGGGGATATTTCAACAACAGAAATCCGAAACTTTTTGACACAATTAGAAGCGGGAGAAACCGTTACATTACAAGAGCCGACTGAAAAGCGTGAACAAAAACAGTCGAATTCGGTAGACCCTACACGAGCGTCTAACCCAGACGGTGCGGTGTTTGATGGTTTTCGTGGACCAGATCAGCTGATCGTCTATACTCCGGCGTTCGGTGAGTCCACAAAAACGAATCAATATGGCTATGAAATTACAGTAGAGAACGGTTTTGTTACAAAACTTGGAGGCGGAAACTCTAAGATTCCTAAAAACGGTTTTGTCGTGAGTGGACATGGAGTAAATTCGAGCTGGATCTCTTCTAACTCCATTATTGGCGCCAAGGTTAATGTAAGCGCAAACGGTGTTGTGGAAATCGTACAAGACGTTGAGAGTTTCCAATACCAAAGTAAGCAAGCGATCGATCAAGCGAAGTCATCAATTGAAAAAGCAAAGTCAGAGTATCTAGATGTAGCGTTTGAAGAAGCGAATGCTGCGGTTCAAAAAGCTGAGTCACTTTTAGCTGAAGCTGAAGCGATTAAATCAAGCGATCCTGTAAAATCGTTGGATAGAACAAGACAAGCAACGCAATCCGCTTATGACGCGTACTATTATTCACTTGCTTCTCACAAGGCAGAGCAGCGTGCAATCTGGTACCGTCCGGAAGAAACAACGTTAGATGGTGTTAAACAAGTTCTTGATCGCATGGAAAAAGCGGGCTTTAACTCGGTATATTTAGAAACAACTTTCTGGGGATACACGATCTATCCGAGTAAGGTGATGGAGAAATACGGTCTCCCTGCACAGCACCCGCGTTTTGCGAACGGTGACTATGGAAAATACGGAAAGAACCTTTTAGACGCTTATGTAAAAGAAGGAAAAAAGCGAGGCATGACAATCCAGGCGTGGACGGATGGATTCATGATCGGGGAAAGCAGCATAGGTGTACCATCTCAATTCGCGAAGTATCCAGAGTGGGCAGCGATCCAGCGCAGCAACACAACAGGAACGTTCCAGCCGGATACAGCGAGCAAATATTACTGGCTTGATATCGCACAACCTGACGTGCAGGATTTCATGTTAGATATCTATAAAGAGATGCAGGCCGATTATGACATCAAGGGTCTTAACATCGATTATATGCGTTACCCGCATCATAAGTTTGAGCAAAGCTACGGCTTTAGTGAGAGAACGAAACAGCTTTATCAAGAGAAAACTGGAATAGATCCGTACAAGCTATCCCCAACAACAACACCTGCTGAGTGGGAAAAATGGCTGGATTGGCTGCGTGAACGAGAGAACGATTTTGTTGACAAGCTTCACGTTCAAACAAAAGAGATGAACAAAAAGTTCATGTTGACGGCAACGCCAGAACCAGGACCAGAAGCCGTACAAATTAGTGACTGGCAAGAAGACATCGATGGTGTTATCCCGCAAGCCTATGGCCATGATTTCAACAGCATTCAAAAAACGGTAACAGACAGCAAGAAGTTGATGCCTGAAGGTACGATGTACTACACGGGAATCTATTCGTTCTATCATCACTTAAGTGAGATGGCGAGCGTGAGCGATGTTATGTCTGCAAAGTATGGAACATCTGGAGTAAACATGTTTGCTTTCGGCCAAGCAAGTGCGCCATCTGTAGATGCTTTAGGCAAGGGGCCATGGCGTGAAAAAGCAGTGAACCCTGGTGAAGAGCCGATTGTCGCGACTCATACTGTATTGAAAAATATTGAAAAACAAATAATGAAAATCTATATTCCAAAAGGTGCAGTGAGTGAAAAAGACGGCGTGTCTCTTAAACTAGCCATTAAGAAATTAGATCAAGCAGTGAAAAAAGATATTGAGAACAGTTCTGCCGTGTTTGATTCAACTGTAGCTAAGGTTGAACAGGCGGTTGCAGAAGGTAAAATTGATGCGGTTGTGGGATCAAGAATCAAAGCTGACCTTCTTGATGCGAAAATGTGGGTCAATTACGCACTAAATCATCAAAAATAA
- the nagB gene encoding glucosamine-6-phosphate deaminase encodes MRILEVKDYHEMSSIAARIIIEKVQSKPDTKLGLATGGTPIGLYKELIQDYRSNGTSYERVCTFNLDEYVGIDADDSNSYRYFMEENLFAHINVPQSQIHIPDGTAEDLKAECERYDVELSQAEGVDIQILGIGSNGHIGFNEPGTSFYSNTHIVELDETTRKANARFFERLEDVPKQAITMGIASILKAKQILLLVSGINKAEVMKQLLTTDEVDEQLPASALKVHPDVMILADEEALSSYKSKV; translated from the coding sequence ATGAGAATCTTAGAAGTAAAAGATTATCATGAGATGAGCTCTATTGCAGCAAGAATCATTATTGAAAAAGTTCAATCAAAGCCTGATACCAAACTAGGGCTTGCCACAGGCGGAACACCGATCGGACTTTATAAGGAATTGATTCAAGATTACAGGAGTAACGGAACCTCTTATGAGAGGGTGTGTACCTTCAACTTAGATGAGTATGTTGGAATTGATGCAGATGACTCCAATAGCTATCGGTATTTTATGGAGGAAAATTTATTTGCACATATTAACGTTCCTCAATCTCAAATTCATATTCCTGATGGAACTGCAGAGGATTTAAAAGCTGAATGCGAGCGATATGATGTTGAGCTGAGCCAAGCCGAAGGTGTGGACATCCAGATCCTTGGTATCGGAAGCAACGGGCACATTGGATTTAATGAACCTGGAACTTCTTTTTATTCAAACACCCATATCGTGGAGCTTGATGAAACAACTCGTAAAGCGAATGCTAGATTTTTTGAACGTTTAGAAGACGTACCAAAGCAAGCCATTACAATGGGAATCGCGTCTATCTTAAAGGCGAAGCAGATATTACTACTCGTCTCAGGCATCAATAAAGCAGAAGTGATGAAGCAATTGTTAACTACAGATGAAGTGGACGAGCAGCTGCCAGCATCGGCGTTGAAGGTTCATCCGGACGTAATGATCCTTGCAGACGAAGAAGCTCTTTCGTCATACAAAAGTAAAGTCTAA
- the nagA gene encoding N-acetylglucosamine-6-phosphate deacetylase: MVRNKITLRNASIYGENETVHRGSITIQNGKIIDLSTDSFPGDDQTEVIELLETYHIVPGMIDVHIHGAAGADTMDATFDALETIASVLPQEGTTSFLATTMTQEQNKIEKALENAGLFIEAGQVEGTAETLGIHLEGPFISEKRAGAQPVGAIIKPKLELFKQWQKLASGHIKLVTIAPEIEGSLEVISYLHEQNIVASIGHSDATYEEVVTGIKAGASHVTHLYNGMRGLHHREPGVVGAALLNDELTTELIADGIHVRPELISLTYKQKGNERVVLVTDAMRAKCLGDGQYDLGGQEVTVQHETATLKDGTLAGSIIKMNTAVKNMMQFTGCSISDIIQMTSVNPAKELNVFDRKGSLAPGKDADIVVLDEDYEVVMTFCKGNLAYRRGDEV, from the coding sequence ATGGTTAGGAATAAAATCACTTTGAGGAATGCATCGATCTATGGGGAGAACGAAACCGTGCATAGAGGCTCAATCACCATTCAAAACGGAAAAATAATAGATTTGAGCACGGACTCTTTTCCAGGTGACGATCAAACAGAGGTTATCGAACTTTTAGAAACGTATCACATCGTTCCAGGGATGATCGATGTTCATATTCACGGAGCAGCTGGGGCGGACACGATGGACGCAACTTTTGATGCGCTCGAAACCATTGCGAGCGTCCTGCCTCAAGAAGGTACGACGAGCTTTCTAGCAACGACGATGACGCAAGAGCAGAACAAAATTGAAAAAGCGCTTGAAAACGCTGGGTTATTTATTGAAGCTGGACAAGTGGAAGGAACAGCTGAAACGCTCGGCATTCATCTTGAAGGACCATTTATTTCTGAAAAAAGAGCGGGAGCCCAGCCTGTCGGAGCGATTATCAAACCGAAATTAGAGCTTTTTAAACAATGGCAGAAATTAGCTTCAGGGCATATTAAGCTCGTTACAATTGCGCCTGAAATAGAAGGAAGTCTTGAAGTCATCTCCTATCTTCATGAACAAAATATCGTTGCATCGATCGGACACTCTGATGCGACGTATGAAGAGGTGGTTACCGGAATAAAGGCCGGCGCCTCTCATGTGACTCACCTTTATAACGGAATGCGCGGACTTCACCATCGCGAGCCTGGAGTTGTCGGAGCAGCACTTTTAAACGATGAACTAACGACTGAACTGATCGCCGATGGAATCCATGTTCGACCGGAGCTCATCTCTTTAACTTACAAACAAAAAGGAAATGAGAGAGTCGTGTTAGTGACAGATGCGATGCGGGCAAAGTGTCTTGGAGATGGACAGTACGATCTTGGCGGCCAGGAGGTAACCGTTCAACATGAGACGGCGACATTAAAAGATGGAACACTTGCTGGCAGCATCATAAAGATGAACACAGCGGTGAAGAACATGATGCAATTTACGGGCTGTTCCATTTCTGACATCATTCAGATGACGTCTGTTAACCCTGCAAAGGAACTAAATGTTTTTGACCGTAAAGGAAGTCTAGCCCCAGGAAAAGATGCCGACATTGTTGTACTAGACGAAGACTATGAGGTAGTGATGACGTTTTGTAAGGGCAATCTCGCTTACCGAAGAGGTGATGAAGTATGA
- a CDS encoding MurR/RpiR family transcriptional regulator, with translation MASLLKEIQSVFSTLSDKEKKIADFILSNPEKASRSHIQELAEITGVSISSITRFAKKVSCRNFVEMKVRLAEVKESKQGEGVEEQLSSSYRDMLNDVEGLEDRDQFQKALTYMTSAKRIFIYGLGSSGLAAQELNYRLSRMGFVCEAITDPHLMIIRSTLLQKGDVILAFSRSGQTVDLLQSVSKGKEKGAVVVAFTAFGETPLTKLSDFILWTVHPLRNHHLLTGLDLSTLYLIDKISLYFLTDRKREEKYLETVEAIKSRGR, from the coding sequence ATGGCTTCATTATTAAAAGAGATACAAAGTGTTTTCTCCACGCTATCTGATAAAGAAAAGAAAATAGCAGACTTTATTTTAAGTAATCCTGAAAAAGCTTCACGAAGTCATATACAAGAACTTGCTGAGATCACAGGTGTTTCAATTAGTTCGATCACTCGTTTCGCAAAGAAAGTCTCTTGCCGGAATTTTGTTGAAATGAAAGTAAGACTTGCTGAAGTTAAAGAATCTAAACAAGGAGAAGGGGTTGAAGAACAACTATCTTCCTCTTATCGAGATATGCTGAACGACGTGGAGGGTCTTGAAGACAGAGATCAATTTCAAAAAGCCCTCACTTACATGACAAGTGCAAAACGTATATTTATATATGGACTTGGGAGTTCTGGATTAGCCGCTCAAGAATTAAACTATCGTTTAAGCAGGATGGGTTTTGTTTGTGAAGCCATTACTGACCCACACTTAATGATTATTCGCAGCACACTCTTACAAAAAGGCGATGTCATTCTTGCTTTCTCTCGTTCCGGACAAACTGTAGATCTTCTTCAGTCTGTTTCCAAGGGAAAAGAAAAAGGAGCTGTAGTGGTAGCATTTACAGCATTCGGGGAAACCCCGCTAACCAAACTTTCTGATTTTATTTTGTGGACGGTGCATCCACTTCGCAATCATCACCTATTAACAGGGTTAGATTTAAGTACACTTTATTTAATAGACAAGATCAGTCTGTATTTTTTAACGGATCGTAAACGTGAAGAAAAATATTTGGAAACTGTAGAAGCAATCAAATCACGGGGAAGATAG
- a CDS encoding N-acetylmannosamine-6-phosphate 2-epimerase, whose amino-acid sequence MLKQIQRGLVVSCQALENEPLHSSFIMSKLALAAKEGGASGIRANSKEDIIAIKQEVDLPVIGIVKRDYDDSEIYITATKKEIDELIESGCEMIAIDATLRKRPDALPLEELVSYASAKNPAVQLMADISSIEEAKNAERLGFDCVSTTLYGYTEESKKHKLYENDFQFLKDVVKEVSVPVIAEGNIMTPEMVRDVLEMGAYSVVVGGAITRPQQITARFVAQIPK is encoded by the coding sequence ATGTTAAAACAAATCCAAAGAGGTTTAGTTGTATCATGCCAAGCCCTAGAAAATGAACCGCTTCATAGCTCTTTTATCATGTCCAAATTGGCGCTTGCTGCAAAAGAAGGTGGAGCCTCTGGAATACGTGCTAACTCGAAAGAGGACATAATCGCCATCAAACAAGAGGTAGACCTACCTGTGATCGGAATCGTGAAGAGAGATTATGATGACAGCGAAATCTATATCACCGCAACAAAAAAAGAGATAGATGAATTAATTGAGAGCGGTTGTGAAATGATTGCAATAGATGCGACACTCAGAAAAAGACCGGATGCGCTCCCTTTGGAGGAACTCGTTTCATACGCCAGCGCTAAGAATCCGGCTGTGCAACTCATGGCTGATATCTCATCCATCGAAGAAGCTAAGAATGCAGAGAGACTAGGATTTGATTGTGTATCCACCACTCTCTATGGCTATACAGAGGAATCTAAGAAACACAAATTGTATGAAAATGATTTTCAGTTTTTAAAAGATGTAGTTAAAGAAGTATCTGTTCCAGTAATTGCAGAAGGTAACATCATGACACCTGAAATGGTTAGGGATGTACTTGAAATGGGAGCTTATTCAGTTGTTGTAGGCGGTGCAATCACGCGTCCGCAGCAGATCACAGCACGTTTTGTAGCTCAAATACCAAAGTAA
- the manA gene encoding mannose-6-phosphate isomerase, class I: MYNEPIFLKPVFKDRIWGGTKLRDEFGYEIPTETTGECWGISAHSHGPSEVGNGPLKGETLNSVWDKHRELFADQQGEDFPLLVKILDAKTDLSVQVHPNDSYAREVEGEAFGKTECWYVIDCEPGAELVYGHHAGSMLQFEEMVNENRWEELLRKVAIKPGDFVYVPNGTIHAIGAGTMILETQQSSDVTYRVYDYDRRDDEGNLRELHIEKSIEVAMIPHEDADFEPVLSGNEDLRIKKLVQESYFTVYHWNLAGNVSDVENPSYLLVSVLDGEGELNVEGGMTSTFRKGDHFIVPSTVKSFGMNGDARFIVSHPTI, encoded by the coding sequence GTGTATAATGAACCTATTTTTCTAAAACCTGTATTCAAGGACCGAATCTGGGGCGGTACGAAGCTTCGTGATGAGTTCGGTTATGAGATCCCGACTGAAACAACGGGTGAGTGCTGGGGAATTTCCGCCCATTCGCACGGGCCGAGTGAAGTTGGGAACGGACCATTAAAAGGAGAGACGCTGAACTCAGTATGGGATAAGCATCGAGAACTTTTTGCTGACCAACAGGGTGAAGACTTTCCGTTACTTGTGAAAATATTGGACGCTAAGACCGATCTGTCTGTCCAAGTGCATCCTAATGATTCGTATGCACGCGAAGTAGAGGGTGAGGCATTCGGAAAGACTGAGTGCTGGTATGTGATCGACTGTGAGCCAGGAGCAGAGCTTGTGTATGGGCATCATGCAGGTTCGATGCTTCAATTTGAAGAGATGGTCAACGAGAACCGTTGGGAAGAACTGCTTCGTAAAGTCGCGATCAAGCCAGGAGATTTTGTTTATGTACCAAACGGAACGATTCACGCGATCGGTGCGGGCACGATGATTCTTGAAACACAACAAAGTTCAGATGTTACGTATCGTGTATACGATTACGACCGACGTGATGATGAAGGAAACCTCCGTGAGTTACATATTGAGAAATCGATCGAAGTGGCGATGATTCCACACGAAGACGCTGACTTTGAACCTGTGTTGTCAGGTAACGAGGACTTAAGAATTAAAAAACTTGTGCAAGAGAGCTACTTTACCGTTTATCATTGGAATCTTGCTGGAAATGTTTCTGATGTAGAGAATCCGTCATATTTACTCGTAAGTGTGCTAGATGGTGAAGGTGAACTGAATGTAGAAGGTGGAATGACATCTACTTTTAGGAAAGGTGACCATTTTATCGTCCCTTCCACAGTAAAAAGCTTCGGAATGAACGGTGATGCAAGGTTTATCGTGTCACATCCTACTATATAG
- the pxpB gene encoding 5-oxoprolinase subunit PxpB, translating into MKYTIEPLGDNSLIIELGQDMSHEIQQKVKKVSSFFEEHAFDWVIETVPGFTTVAVFYDPLRIETTSLPYDEVCKFLEPLLEKLEVDDHTQPRVVEIPVCYGGEFGPDLEEVAKHNGLTEDEVIDIHSNGEYTVYMIGFAPGFPYIGGMSEKIAAPRRSNPRLKIPAGSVGIAGKQTGVYPIETPGGWQLIGKTPEKLFTPEGETPSLLQAGDQIKFVPISEEEFQKYEEDAK; encoded by the coding sequence ATGAAATATACCATTGAGCCGCTTGGCGATAACAGCTTAATCATTGAACTCGGACAAGATATGAGCCATGAGATCCAGCAAAAAGTCAAAAAAGTCTCCTCTTTCTTTGAAGAGCATGCGTTTGACTGGGTGATTGAAACCGTTCCTGGTTTTACGACGGTCGCTGTTTTTTATGATCCATTGAGAATTGAAACAACTTCTCTTCCTTATGATGAAGTATGCAAATTTTTGGAACCGCTTTTAGAAAAGTTAGAAGTGGACGATCATACTCAACCTCGTGTTGTGGAGATTCCCGTCTGTTATGGCGGTGAGTTTGGTCCAGACTTAGAGGAAGTCGCGAAACATAACGGACTCACGGAAGACGAAGTGATTGATATCCACTCTAATGGTGAATACACCGTCTATATGATTGGGTTCGCTCCTGGCTTTCCGTATATCGGTGGCATGAGTGAAAAAATTGCAGCACCGAGACGAAGTAATCCTAGACTGAAGATTCCGGCTGGTTCTGTAGGAATCGCTGGCAAACAAACAGGCGTTTATCCGATTGAAACACCGGGTGGATGGCAGCTCATCGGCAAAACACCAGAAAAGCTTTTTACTCCTGAAGGTGAAACGCCTTCCCTTCTTCAAGCTGGTGACCAGATTAAGTTTGTACCGATCTCAGAAGAAGAGTTTCAAAAATATGAGGAGGACGCAAAATGA